Within the Pseudarthrobacter sp. W1I19 genome, the region GGACCGGTGCGAACTTCCGGCGCGGTGGATACCTGGACCATGCCGACCGCTACAAGCACGCCGAGGCGTTCGTGGAGACGGCCAAGCTGATCTGGGAGTCCTGGGAAACCGCCGAGGGGCCCGCACGCCGCGTACTGCACGAAGGGCAGCATTACACGGTGGACGTGACGCCGCGCCTGCCGCGCAGCGCGCAGTACCGGCCCGTGCTCTTCCAGGCCGGCGATTCCCCGGAAGGCCGCAACTTTGCCGCCCGCCAGGCGGACGTCATCTTCTCCGCCCACCCCAAGTTCGACGACGCCATTGAGTTCCGCAAGGACCTCGTGGAGCGTTCGCTGGCTGCCGGGCGCGGGGCCAACGCGGTGCAGATCATGCCGGCCAGCGAGTTCATCCTCGCGCCCACTGCCGAGGAGGCTTTGGAGAAGAAGGAGTGGGTGCGGAGCCTGCAGATCGGGCCGCAGCAGGCCGTGGCGTACCTGGAGCAGTTCTGGGGCCGCGAGCTGTCCGAATACGATCCGGACGGGCCGCTGCCGGAGATCGACCCCGTGGTGGAGGAGACTTCCGAGACGCGCGGCAGCGGCTTCCACGGTGCGAAGGCGCGGCAACTGGCGGACCAGTGGCGGGCCGAGGCCAAGGACAAGGGCCTCTCCATCCGCCAGTTCGTCACGTCCCGGACAGCGCGCGTGGACGCCACCTTCACCGGTTCGTACACGGCGGTGGCGGACCAGCTGGCCGAGTATGCCCGGGTGGGCGCAGTGGACGGGTTCAACATCTCGCCGTGGCTGATTCCCACCGGCCTGGACGACATCGTGAACCACCTGGTGCCGGAACTGCAGGAACGCGGGGTCTATCCGACGGAGTACGCCGGGAAGACTCTCCGCGAGAACCTTGGGCTGGAAACGCCGGTGCGTTCCGCCGATGAAGCAGCTGAGGCGGTCCGGGCGTCATGAGCGCGGGCCGCTTGGGCGGGTGGCTGGGGCGCTGGGCGCTCACCTTGCGCCGCTGCCTTGGAACGTCCGACGGCGGCACTGAGGTGGGTGCCGCCGTCGAACCTTTTGCGGGGGCCGTGAGGTTGCAGCTGACGCTGGGGGAGCAGCGGCTGTAAGTCCGGGCTTGGCCGGCGGCGTGGGGCATCAGGTTCTGCTGTCCGGAAGGGTGTAAGTTTCAAATCTAGGACACCCACAGAAGGCGTCCAGAGTAGCTGCAATGGACCCTATTCTGACGATGTTTGATCCTCTGCCTGACGTCAGGCTGGGGTGTGCCCCAACTGGACGAGCGCCCACCCGGGAGCAAGGTTCTCCGGCTTTAACGAATGCGGCTACACAAGGGCCGTGTTCGCCAAGACTTTGAGCAGCCCGGCCCGCAGCGCTGGTCAATGCACGACTAGTTTCAAACTGAATATGCACGCCCAGTACGTCCCGGGTAGCAGTCTTCAGGTCCCTGAGGACGCCCTTATCCACTTGCTACCCATAGGGAGCTTGGAACATAAGCCAGGTGCTGGGAGCGTGAAGCTCCCGCCACAGTAGCGTCTGCGCTTAGAAGTAGTCATCGAGCTTTCCAGGCCTGCCGGCGGTCCCCACTCAGTTCATCGCTTGGTAGGCCTCGATTGCGCTTTGAAGGTCGGCCAGCTGGACACGCGACATAGTCC harbors:
- a CDS encoding NtaA/DmoA family FMN-dependent monooxygenase (This protein belongs to a clade of FMN-dependent monooxygenases, within a broader family of flavin-dependent oxidoreductases, the luciferase-like monooxygenase (LMM) family, some of whose members use coenzyme F420 rather than FMN.), which codes for MTPHNRAKSEVFTPSGRIQFGIFFQGVNSGTIWKAPESGSQTDFESFRRIAQTAERGLFAAFFLGEGLRLREHLGRPHALDVVGRPDAQTMLAALASVTKNIGLVATQNTTYNDPADLAHRLASLDLISGGRAAWNIVTTDNAWTGANFRRGGYLDHADRYKHAEAFVETAKLIWESWETAEGPARRVLHEGQHYTVDVTPRLPRSAQYRPVLFQAGDSPEGRNFAARQADVIFSAHPKFDDAIEFRKDLVERSLAAGRGANAVQIMPASEFILAPTAEEALEKKEWVRSLQIGPQQAVAYLEQFWGRELSEYDPDGPLPEIDPVVEETSETRGSGFHGAKARQLADQWRAEAKDKGLSIRQFVTSRTARVDATFTGSYTAVADQLAEYARVGAVDGFNISPWLIPTGLDDIVNHLVPELQERGVYPTEYAGKTLRENLGLETPVRSADEAAEAVRAS